One window of Alkaliphilus metalliredigens QYMF genomic DNA carries:
- a CDS encoding methylenetetrahydrofolate reductase gives MSLLKDVLERGEFGVTAEMAPPKGTDLSHLLECARAIKGRVHGVNVTDFQSAVLRVTSLVTCKLLKDEGLEPILQVTGRDRNRIAIQGELLGASVFGIENALGLTGDHTVVGDHPQAKPVFDLDSVGILQAATTLMSGKDMVGIELQGTPTFYLGACVTPRFDPMEAQILKMEKKIKAGAKFFQTQAIYDLDTMREFIEKTKHLDTKILAGIIPLKSAGMAKFMNNNVPGVFVPDELIERMKNTPKEERVEEGIKMAGELIRQLREEGLCDGVHIMAIGAEENVPRILDAAGL, from the coding sequence ATGAGTTTGTTAAAGGATGTATTAGAAAGAGGGGAATTCGGTGTTACAGCTGAAATGGCACCTCCAAAAGGAACGGATTTGTCACATTTATTAGAATGTGCAAGAGCAATAAAGGGTCGGGTTCATGGTGTCAATGTAACGGATTTTCAATCAGCGGTTCTAAGAGTAACATCTTTAGTAACCTGTAAATTACTTAAGGATGAAGGGCTAGAGCCTATTCTGCAAGTAACAGGAAGAGATAGAAATAGAATAGCTATCCAAGGAGAGCTTTTAGGAGCATCAGTTTTTGGTATAGAAAATGCATTAGGGCTTACGGGAGATCATACTGTTGTGGGAGATCATCCACAGGCAAAACCAGTTTTCGATTTAGATAGTGTAGGCATTCTTCAAGCAGCAACTACTTTAATGAGTGGCAAAGACATGGTAGGTATTGAATTACAAGGAACGCCAACATTCTACTTAGGTGCCTGTGTAACTCCGAGATTTGATCCTATGGAAGCTCAAATACTTAAAATGGAAAAGAAAATTAAAGCGGGAGCTAAGTTCTTCCAAACCCAAGCCATTTATGATTTAGATACCATGAGGGAATTCATAGAAAAAACAAAGCATTTAGATACGAAAATCCTAGCAGGTATTATACCATTAAAATCTGCGGGTATGGCTAAATTTATGAATAACAATGTACCGGGGGTATTTGTTCCTGATGAGTTAATAGAAAGAATGAAAAATACTCCAAAGGAAGAACGAGTAGAAGAAGGTATAAAAATGGCTGGTGAATTAATAAGACAGCTAAGAGAAGAGGGCTTATGTGACGGCGTCCATATTATGGCCATAGGTGCGGAAGAAAATGTACCTCGAATATTAGACGCAGCAGGACTGTAA
- the lpdA gene encoding dihydrolipoyl dehydrogenase: MKVAVIGGGPGGYVAAIKAAMLGAEVTLIEKKRVGGTCLNVGCIPTKSLLASSDVLEVVRDAKNYGINIDGTIEPDLPAIMKRKEKIVEQLVKGIEFLFDKKGVKLINGFGKLVDKNKIEVTKEDGSKEEIEADKIILATGSVPIVPPIFPHDGKKIITSDEALFLEEIPKSMSIVGGGVIGCEFGQFFSKMGTKVTIVEMAEQLLPFEDKDVAKQLERSFKRDKIKMLTGQKINKCEVQDNKVIAYLEGDKTLEADIMLVSVGRKPYLENLGLEDLGIEMEKGKVVVNKNMETNIKGIYAIGDIVDTPFLAHVASKEGLIAAENALGKDKAISYRAVPRCIYTGPEVAAVGMTEKEAEAKGMIYHVGKFEFRGLGKAQAIGHFQGFVKVLVDDQDVIIGAAIVGPHATDLLAELSLAVELQLTAERVGDIIHPHPTLSEGIMEALHDVHKACIHAV; this comes from the coding sequence GTGAAAGTAGCTGTAATAGGCGGTGGTCCAGGGGGATATGTAGCTGCTATCAAGGCAGCAATGCTCGGAGCGGAAGTTACTTTAATTGAGAAAAAAAGAGTGGGTGGAACTTGTTTAAATGTAGGCTGCATTCCTACCAAATCTTTGTTAGCTTCCTCGGATGTACTTGAGGTTGTAAGAGATGCAAAGAACTATGGTATAAATATTGACGGTACGATTGAACCAGATCTTCCAGCTATAATGAAAAGAAAAGAAAAAATCGTAGAACAACTGGTCAAGGGAATCGAATTTTTATTTGATAAAAAGGGTGTTAAGCTCATTAACGGTTTCGGAAAATTAGTCGATAAAAACAAAATAGAGGTTACAAAAGAAGATGGTTCTAAGGAAGAAATAGAGGCTGACAAAATTATCTTAGCTACTGGCTCAGTTCCAATTGTCCCACCAATCTTTCCTCATGACGGTAAAAAAATCATTACCAGTGATGAAGCTCTTTTCTTAGAGGAAATACCAAAATCTATGAGTATTGTAGGTGGAGGTGTTATTGGCTGTGAGTTTGGACAATTCTTCAGTAAAATGGGTACAAAGGTTACGATCGTTGAGATGGCTGAACAATTGTTACCATTTGAGGATAAAGATGTAGCAAAACAGTTGGAAAGATCCTTCAAAAGAGATAAAATAAAGATGCTAACAGGACAAAAAATTAACAAATGCGAAGTACAAGACAATAAAGTCATTGCTTATTTAGAGGGGGACAAAACTTTAGAAGCTGACATCATGTTGGTTTCCGTAGGTAGAAAGCCCTACCTAGAAAACTTAGGGTTAGAAGATCTAGGTATCGAAATGGAAAAGGGTAAGGTTGTTGTCAATAAAAATATGGAAACAAATATTAAAGGTATTTATGCCATAGGGGATATTGTAGACACACCATTTCTAGCTCATGTAGCATCTAAAGAAGGTTTAATAGCAGCAGAAAATGCTTTAGGTAAGGATAAGGCCATTAGTTATAGAGCAGTACCTAGATGTATTTATACTGGACCTGAAGTAGCGGCTGTTGGTATGACTGAAAAAGAAGCAGAAGCCAAAGGTATGATCTACCATGTAGGGAAATTTGAATTCAGAGGATTAGGCAAAGCTCAAGCCATAGGTCACTTTCAAGGCTTTGTAAAGGTATTAGTAGATGATCAAGACGTCATCATTGGAGCTGCTATTGTAGGGCCCCATGCTACGGACCTTTTAGCTGAGCTGAGTTTAGCCGTAGAATTACAACTAACTGCTGAAAGAGTAGGGGATATCATTCATCCCCATCCCACCTTATCGGAGGGTATTATGGAAGCATTACATGACGTACATAAGGCTTGTATTCATGCTGTATAG
- a CDS encoding ATP-binding protein, producing MGYTIAVAGKGGTGKTTLTGLLIDQLVKSNEKPILAVDADANANLNEVLGEEIECTIGAIREEVSKRENAGNSFPGGMTKAQYLKYRLNAIITEGKGYDLIAMGRSEGQGCYCYVNGMLREQIDSLSDSYKYLVIDNEAGMEHLSRKTTKKIDTLFLVSDASRRGIQAAGRINELVKELELNVSNIYLIVNRVPEGVLKADTVEEIRKQGMNLIGVVPMDHQVYEYDAEGIPLVQLPEDSISKKALRGILSEIQFKK from the coding sequence ATGGGATATACAATTGCTGTTGCAGGTAAAGGTGGAACAGGAAAAACAACATTGACAGGGCTTTTAATAGACCAACTAGTAAAAAGCAATGAAAAACCTATTTTAGCAGTAGATGCTGATGCCAATGCTAATTTAAATGAGGTATTAGGAGAAGAAATCGAATGCACAATAGGAGCAATAAGAGAAGAAGTTAGTAAAAGAGAAAATGCTGGAAATAGCTTTCCAGGGGGCATGACTAAGGCACAGTACTTAAAGTATAGATTAAATGCTATTATTACAGAGGGTAAAGGCTACGACTTAATTGCAATGGGCCGATCTGAAGGACAAGGATGTTATTGCTATGTAAATGGCATGTTAAGGGAACAAATAGATTCCTTGTCAGATAGCTATAAATATTTAGTGATTGATAATGAAGCTGGAATGGAGCATTTAAGTAGAAAAACCACTAAAAAAATAGATACGCTTTTTTTAGTAAGTGATGCTTCAAGACGTGGTATTCAAGCAGCTGGTAGAATCAATGAACTAGTGAAAGAGTTAGAACTAAATGTAAGTAATATCTATCTAATTGTAAATAGAGTCCCTGAAGGCGTATTAAAAGCTGATACAGTAGAAGAAATTAGAAAACAAGGTATGAACTTAATAGGGGTAGTTCCTATGGACCATCAGGTATATGAATATGATGCTGAAGGAATACCATTAGTACAATTACCAGAGGATTCTATTTCTAAAAAGGCCTTAAGGGGTATATTATCTGAGATTCAGTTTAAAAAGTAA
- the acsD gene encoding acetyl-CoA decarbonylase/synthase complex subunit delta produces the protein MPFKMSVQDFKGKINEVEIGKGEKAIKIGGQKATALYHFDNDAGNAPKIGIEITDIYPEEWIASLKELYKDVANDPAAWAKFVEEKLEPDFICLRFEGSDPNGLDKSPEECAEVAKAVVEAISIPLVIAGTQNHDKDAKIFEKITAAVDGHNCLFLAATEENYKTVGASAGLAYKHKVGAESSVDINLAKQLNVLLDQLGVKNEDITMHIGCSAVGYGFEYLISTVDRIRLAALGQNDKTLQMPIITPVSFETWTVKESIAEEEDAPEWGSREERAISIEISTATSIIAVGADAVIVRHPKSLETLKNLTSQLA, from the coding sequence ATGCCATTTAAAATGTCAGTACAGGATTTCAAAGGGAAAATCAATGAAGTAGAGATCGGCAAAGGAGAAAAAGCGATTAAAATTGGTGGGCAAAAGGCAACAGCTTTATATCATTTTGATAATGATGCTGGGAACGCACCTAAAATTGGGATTGAAATTACAGACATTTATCCAGAAGAATGGATAGCATCTTTGAAAGAGTTATACAAGGATGTTGCAAATGATCCCGCAGCGTGGGCAAAATTTGTAGAAGAAAAATTAGAACCAGATTTTATCTGTTTAAGATTTGAAGGATCAGATCCTAATGGTCTAGATAAGTCTCCAGAAGAATGTGCGGAGGTGGCTAAAGCTGTAGTGGAAGCTATTTCAATTCCTCTTGTTATAGCTGGAACACAAAACCATGACAAGGATGCAAAAATATTTGAAAAAATAACAGCAGCAGTAGATGGTCATAACTGTCTTTTCTTAGCGGCTACAGAAGAAAATTACAAAACCGTAGGAGCATCAGCAGGATTGGCATATAAACATAAAGTTGGCGCTGAATCTTCCGTTGATATTAACCTTGCAAAGCAATTGAATGTATTACTAGATCAATTAGGCGTAAAAAATGAAGATATAACTATGCATATAGGATGTTCTGCAGTAGGATATGGATTTGAATACCTTATTTCAACTGTAGATAGAATTAGATTAGCAGCCTTAGGTCAAAATGATAAAACGCTACAAATGCCTATCATTACACCTGTGTCCTTTGAAACTTGGACTGTGAAAGAATCTATAGCTGAAGAGGAAGATGCACCAGAGTGGGGAAGCAGAGAGGAAAGAGCGATTTCGATAGAGATTTCTACTGCCACAAGTATCATAGCAGTTGGAGCTGACGCAGTAATTGTTCGTCACCCAAAATCATTGGAAACACTCAAGAATTTGACGAGTCAACTAGCATAA
- the acsC gene encoding acetyl-CoA decarbonylase/synthase complex subunit gamma, protein MALTGLDIFKLTPKKNCKDCGFPTCLAFSMKVASGGSEIEKCPHMSPEALEKLSEATAPPMKALKFGKGDNEYTIGGETVLFRHEKTFVNRNRFAVMFTDQLSEEAIQSKLDNIKKVNYVRIGETMKVEIAAIKYVSDKEKYFNLIKKVKESGISIAYMLICEDVDVLKEALELVKDEKPIVYGATKDNYEAMVSLVKDQKLPLGLKADGLEELYNLVEKVQGLDYKELVLGTEASSVKETFKNAVQIRRTALKEQDRKFGYPSVVFANELANNDSNMEIAIASLFVVKYGSIIVLEDIDYAKALSLFSLRQNVFTDPQRPMRVEPDIYPINGADENSPVLVTVDFALTYFIVAGEIERSKVPVWVAIPDAGGYSVLTAWAAGKFGAGSISKFIKESGIAEKTKSRKLILPGLVAVLKGELEDELPEWEIIIGTEEAMHIPKFLKQLNNTVEANA, encoded by the coding sequence ATGGCTTTAACAGGATTAGATATATTTAAATTAACACCGAAAAAGAACTGTAAGGATTGTGGATTTCCAACATGTTTAGCTTTTTCAATGAAGGTGGCATCTGGTGGATCCGAAATTGAAAAATGTCCACATATGAGTCCAGAAGCATTAGAAAAATTATCAGAGGCTACTGCACCTCCAATGAAAGCCTTGAAATTTGGTAAAGGTGACAATGAATATACAATCGGAGGAGAAACTGTACTTTTCAGACATGAAAAAACATTTGTAAATAGAAATAGATTTGCAGTTATGTTTACAGATCAATTATCGGAAGAAGCAATACAAAGCAAGCTAGACAATATCAAAAAAGTGAATTATGTAAGAATTGGTGAAACAATGAAGGTTGAAATTGCGGCTATAAAATATGTTTCTGATAAAGAAAAATATTTTAACCTAATAAAGAAAGTAAAAGAAAGTGGTATCAGTATAGCATATATGTTGATTTGTGAAGATGTTGACGTACTTAAAGAAGCCTTAGAATTAGTGAAGGATGAAAAACCTATTGTTTATGGCGCTACAAAGGATAATTATGAAGCAATGGTAAGCTTAGTTAAGGATCAAAAACTGCCATTAGGTCTAAAGGCAGATGGTTTAGAAGAACTATATAATTTAGTAGAAAAAGTACAAGGGTTGGACTACAAAGAGCTAGTATTAGGAACAGAAGCTTCTTCTGTTAAAGAAACGTTTAAAAATGCGGTACAAATTAGAAGAACAGCTTTAAAAGAGCAAGATAGAAAATTTGGTTATCCATCCGTTGTATTTGCAAATGAATTAGCAAACAATGATAGTAATATGGAAATTGCAATTGCTTCCTTGTTTGTAGTGAAATATGGTTCGATTATTGTATTAGAGGATATTGATTATGCAAAAGCATTATCCTTGTTTTCCTTAAGACAAAATGTATTTACTGATCCTCAAAGACCAATGAGAGTCGAGCCAGATATCTATCCTATCAATGGAGCAGATGAAAATTCTCCAGTATTGGTTACTGTTGATTTTGCATTAACCTACTTTATTGTAGCTGGTGAAATTGAAAGATCTAAAGTACCAGTATGGGTAGCTATTCCTGATGCAGGAGGGTATTCTGTATTAACTGCATGGGCAGCAGGTAAATTTGGTGCGGGTAGTATTAGTAAATTTATCAAAGAGAGTGGCATAGCAGAAAAAACCAAGTCTAGAAAATTAATTTTACCAGGACTTGTAGCTGTTCTTAAGGGAGAGCTAGAAGATGAATTACCTGAATGGGAAATCATTATAGGAACAGAAGAAGCAATGCACATACCAAAGTTTTTAAAGCAATTAAATAACACAGTGGAAGCAAATGCTTAG
- the acsE gene encoding carbon monoxide dehydrogenase/acetyl-CoA synthase methytransferase subunit, with the protein MDKFLVIGERIHCISPAIRKALAERDTAPIFKRAKEQIEAGADYIDVNIGPAEKDGEEIMTWAVKAIQEEFDNVPLALDTVNRKAIEAGLKVYNKENGKAIINSADAGPRIDLFELAGQYDAKIIGLCAKEGIPRDCEERIAYCTEMLEKAMEAGVDPDDILFDPLFLVVKGMQEKQSDVLEAIRQITEMGLKTTGGLSNISNGAPKHVRPIMDAAFAAMAMQCGLSSAIINPCDKELMDTIKTCDVVKNNILYADSYLDL; encoded by the coding sequence ATGGATAAGTTTCTTGTGATTGGTGAAAGAATTCATTGCATTTCACCAGCAATCAGAAAGGCACTAGCTGAACGAGACACAGCACCAATTTTTAAAAGAGCAAAAGAACAAATTGAAGCAGGGGCAGACTATATTGACGTAAACATTGGACCAGCTGAAAAAGATGGTGAAGAAATAATGACATGGGCTGTCAAAGCGATTCAGGAAGAATTTGACAATGTACCCTTAGCACTAGACACAGTAAATAGAAAAGCCATAGAAGCTGGCTTGAAGGTATACAATAAGGAAAACGGAAAAGCAATCATTAATTCAGCTGATGCTGGACCAAGAATTGATTTATTTGAGTTAGCAGGACAATATGATGCTAAAATAATTGGATTATGTGCTAAAGAAGGCATACCAAGAGATTGTGAAGAACGTATTGCTTATTGTACAGAAATGTTGGAAAAAGCCATGGAAGCTGGGGTAGATCCAGATGATATCCTATTTGACCCTCTGTTTCTTGTGGTTAAGGGAATGCAAGAGAAACAATCAGATGTATTAGAAGCCATAAGACAAATTACTGAAATGGGTTTAAAAACAACTGGAGGGCTAAGTAATATTTCTAATGGTGCACCAAAGCATGTAAGACCAATTATGGATGCAGCCTTTGCAGCTATGGCAATGCAGTGTGGCTTGTCTTCAGCTATTATTAATCCATGTGACAAAGAATTAATGGATACAATAAAAACCTGTGATGTTGTTAAAAACAATATTTTATATGCTGATTCATATCTAGATTTATAA
- the acsB gene encoding acetyl-CoA decarbonylase/synthase complex subunit alpha/beta: protein MNLFQTVYNGSNVALNAAEGLLKQAIKEKGKDHNVAFPDTAYSLPIIYAATGLKMATLADLEGAIGVVKSLIVEEPRLEPALNAGLATAVSAEIIEAIKYALNDAPYEAPCVGHISDATIRALGVPLVTGDIPGVAVVLGKCPDSETAGKVIKDYQSKGLLTFLVGEVIDQAIEANVKMGLELRVIPLGYDVTSVIHVVSVAIRASLIFGGVEPGNLEEHLAYTKKRVPAFVNAFGPLSELVVSAGAGAIALGFPVITDQIVTEVPTLLLTQKDFDKIPATSLEARNIKIKVTEIDIPVGFAAAFEGERVRKDNLYAEFGGSKTECWELVRSKELSEIEDHKINVIGPNIDDFEGEPKRIPLAIIVEVAGKNMQLDFEPVLERRIHYFMNYTEGVMHVGQRDTTWIRISKDTYASGFRLEHIGEVLYAKMMDEFSSVVDKCQVTIITDAAKIAEMKKTDAEAIYMARDERLASLTDESVDTFYSCLLCQSFAPAHVCIVTPERLGLCGAVSWLDAKATKELDPAGPCQPIAKEGVEDEVKGIWSAVNEHVDEKSQGAVSRVTLYSLLEDPMTSCGCFECIAGIMPEANGVVIVNREFPSTTPVGMTFGELASMTGGGVQTPGFMGHGRYFISSKKFISAEGGPGRIVWMPKELKDHVKDRLDQTAKEMYGIDNFTDMICDETIATDSEEVLNFLTQKGHPALTMEALM from the coding sequence ATGAATTTATTTCAAACAGTTTACAATGGATCTAACGTAGCATTAAATGCAGCAGAAGGTTTATTGAAGCAAGCAATCAAAGAAAAAGGTAAAGACCATAACGTAGCTTTCCCAGATACAGCGTATTCATTACCAATTATTTATGCAGCAACAGGATTGAAAATGGCAACACTAGCTGACCTTGAGGGGGCTATTGGTGTAGTAAAAAGCCTCATTGTTGAAGAGCCTCGTTTAGAGCCAGCCTTAAATGCAGGTCTTGCAACAGCAGTTTCAGCAGAGATTATAGAAGCTATCAAGTATGCTTTAAATGACGCACCCTATGAGGCTCCCTGTGTAGGACACATATCTGATGCAACCATCCGTGCCTTAGGGGTTCCTCTAGTAACTGGTGATATACCAGGGGTAGCTGTTGTTTTAGGTAAATGTCCTGATAGTGAAACAGCTGGAAAGGTAATCAAGGACTACCAATCTAAAGGACTACTTACCTTCTTAGTTGGAGAAGTAATTGATCAAGCGATAGAAGCTAATGTAAAAATGGGCTTAGAGTTAAGAGTTATTCCTTTAGGCTATGATGTTACTTCTGTTATTCACGTTGTCTCTGTAGCCATTAGAGCCAGTCTTATTTTCGGCGGTGTGGAACCTGGCAATCTAGAAGAACATCTGGCCTATACAAAGAAAAGAGTCCCAGCATTTGTTAATGCATTTGGACCATTAAGTGAATTAGTAGTCTCAGCAGGAGCGGGAGCGATTGCACTTGGTTTCCCTGTTATTACAGACCAAATAGTAACAGAAGTACCAACATTACTATTAACACAAAAGGATTTCGATAAAATTCCAGCTACTTCTTTAGAAGCAAGAAACATAAAAATCAAAGTAACAGAAATCGACATTCCAGTTGGATTTGCAGCGGCCTTTGAAGGAGAAAGAGTTAGAAAAGACAATTTATATGCTGAGTTTGGCGGTTCAAAAACTGAGTGTTGGGAATTAGTTAGAAGTAAAGAATTATCAGAAATTGAAGACCATAAGATAAACGTTATAGGTCCAAACATTGATGATTTTGAAGGAGAGCCTAAAAGAATTCCACTTGCTATTATAGTTGAAGTAGCTGGAAAAAATATGCAACTAGATTTTGAACCTGTATTGGAAAGACGTATTCACTATTTTATGAACTATACTGAAGGTGTTATGCATGTTGGCCAAAGAGACACTACATGGATTAGAATCAGTAAAGATACCTATGCCAGTGGATTTAGATTAGAACACATAGGAGAAGTATTATACGCAAAAATGATGGATGAGTTTTCTTCTGTTGTTGACAAATGTCAGGTGACTATTATAACTGATGCAGCAAAGATTGCAGAGATGAAGAAGACTGATGCCGAAGCTATATATATGGCTCGAGATGAAAGACTTGCTTCTTTAACAGATGAAAGTGTAGATACCTTCTATTCCTGTTTACTATGCCAGTCATTTGCACCAGCACATGTCTGTATCGTAACACCTGAAAGATTGGGGTTATGTGGTGCTGTAAGCTGGTTAGATGCAAAGGCTACAAAGGAATTAGATCCTGCGGGTCCATGTCAACCTATTGCTAAAGAAGGTGTTGAAGACGAAGTAAAAGGTATTTGGAGTGCTGTAAACGAACATGTTGATGAAAAATCTCAAGGAGCTGTATCAAGAGTAACTCTTTATAGTTTGTTAGAAGACCCGATGACATCCTGTGGTTGCTTTGAGTGTATAGCTGGTATTATGCCGGAAGCTAACGGTGTTGTTATTGTAAATAGAGAATTTCCTTCCACAACACCTGTTGGAATGACCTTTGGTGAACTTGCTTCCATGACTGGTGGTGGTGTTCAAACACCAGGATTTATGGGACATGGAAGATACTTTATTTCTTCTAAGAAGTTTATCTCAGCTGAAGGTGGTCCAGGAAGAATCGTATGGATGCCAAAAGAACTAAAGGATCATGTAAAAGATAGATTAGACCAAACAGCTAAGGAAATGTACGGAATTGATAATTTCACAGACATGATTTGTGATGAAACCATCGCAACAGATTCAGAAGAAGTATTAAACTTCCTTACACAAAAAGGACATCCTGCATTAACAATGGAAGCATTGATGTAA
- the gcvH gene encoding glycine cleavage system protein GcvH: MYPENLKYHSQHTWVKVEGDTAYIGVSEYAQEQLGEVLFVEMPEVGDEIQAGKEFGVVESSKVASDLVAPISGEVLEINEKLEDEPEYVNEAPYEAWIIKIKIAKIEELEDLLGAENYQGVLA, from the coding sequence ATGTATCCAGAAAATCTTAAGTATCACAGCCAACATACTTGGGTGAAGGTAGAGGGAGACACAGCCTATATAGGAGTTAGTGAGTATGCTCAAGAACAATTAGGTGAAGTATTATTTGTAGAAATGCCAGAGGTAGGCGACGAAATTCAAGCAGGAAAAGAGTTTGGTGTGGTTGAATCTTCAAAAGTAGCTTCTGATTTAGTTGCTCCTATATCTGGAGAAGTGTTAGAAATTAATGAAAAGCTAGAGGACGAACCAGAGTATGTCAATGAAGCACCCTATGAAGCCTGGATTATTAAGATTAAAATAGCAAAGATAGAAGAGCTAGAAGATCTTCTAGGTGCTGAGAACTATCAAGGTGTACTAGCATAG
- the acsV gene encoding corrinoid activation/regeneration protein AcsV — protein MINIRFQPMDINIQAETGENLLDIARRSEVYIDAPCNGSLTCGKCKVKVIEGKVDSSSSHHIKDIELKAGYVLACNTKVVEDIIIEVPSGQSSDMLGMKIEDLSGPRDQEIFRRARSQVLDNDMRFSSYVKKDYLEIELPTLDDNISDWDRIRRYLRNQLGYTQVFCRLPMLRKIPTLIRESDFKITITHIPRGHGRTTIVNIEMGDTTNRLYGVALDIGTTSVAACLVDLYEGKLLAKASSGNAQMKYGADVIHRIIYATKNDGLENLNHAIVHETINPLLKKMYQEAGVDKDEIAAFVVAGNTTMSHLLLGIYPNNLRLEPYIPTFSKAPFIKASELELEANPETFLYILPSIASYVGGDIAAGVLASGIWNSEENILFIDLGTNGEIVFGNKDFLITCACSAGPAFEGGEISCGMRASGGAIERVEIDNNTYIPKFSIIYNEKPKGICGSGIIDLIAEMLKTGLIDRRGKINRDLNTDRIRFDEYNIGEYVLAFKEEWGLGEDITITEIDIDNFIKAKGAVYSGGSTLIHSLEMDFNMIDKVYIAGGIGNSLSIEKSIEIGLFPDIEIEKFVYIGNSSLMGCYLTLMSEDARRKMEEFSNQMTYIELSAYPGYMDEFISACFLPHTDIQRFPTVEKILHDYKTNKVT, from the coding sequence ATGATTAATATAAGGTTTCAACCCATGGACATAAATATACAGGCAGAGACAGGAGAAAATTTATTAGACATCGCTAGAAGGAGCGAGGTATATATAGATGCCCCTTGCAATGGCAGTCTAACCTGTGGCAAGTGCAAAGTGAAGGTTATAGAGGGAAAAGTAGATAGCAGTAGTAGCCATCATATTAAAGATATAGAATTAAAGGCAGGATATGTGTTAGCCTGTAATACGAAGGTAGTTGAGGATATTATCATTGAAGTACCCTCAGGTCAGTCCTCTGATATGCTCGGCATGAAGATCGAAGACCTGTCAGGGCCACGGGATCAAGAAATTTTTCGACGGGCAAGAAGTCAAGTCTTGGATAATGACATGAGATTTTCTTCCTATGTGAAGAAAGATTATTTGGAAATAGAACTACCTACTTTAGATGATAACATTTCTGATTGGGATAGAATAAGAAGATACTTGAGAAACCAATTAGGGTATACTCAAGTATTTTGCAGACTGCCTATGTTAAGGAAAATACCAACTCTCATAAGAGAAAGTGACTTTAAAATCACAATTACTCATATTCCTAGAGGACATGGTAGAACAACGATCGTAAATATTGAAATGGGAGACACCACCAACAGACTTTATGGTGTGGCATTAGATATTGGCACAACATCTGTTGCTGCATGTCTTGTGGACCTTTATGAAGGTAAGTTACTAGCAAAAGCATCATCTGGAAATGCACAAATGAAATATGGAGCTGATGTTATCCATAGAATTATCTATGCAACAAAAAATGATGGCTTAGAAAATCTAAACCATGCTATCGTTCATGAAACCATTAATCCTCTACTTAAAAAAATGTACCAAGAGGCAGGTGTGGATAAAGATGAAATAGCAGCTTTTGTGGTAGCGGGTAATACGACTATGTCCCATTTATTACTAGGAATTTATCCTAACAACTTGAGGTTAGAGCCCTATATACCTACATTCTCAAAGGCGCCTTTTATTAAAGCCTCAGAACTAGAATTGGAGGCAAATCCAGAAACATTCCTGTATATCCTTCCTTCTATAGCAAGCTATGTTGGTGGAGATATTGCAGCAGGAGTTTTGGCTTCAGGAATATGGAATTCTGAAGAAAATATTTTGTTTATTGATTTAGGTACAAATGGAGAGATTGTATTTGGTAATAAAGACTTTTTGATCACCTGTGCTTGTTCTGCGGGACCTGCCTTTGAAGGAGGAGAAATAAGCTGTGGTATGCGCGCCTCGGGTGGAGCTATCGAAAGGGTAGAAATAGATAACAATACTTACATCCCAAAATTCTCAATTATTTACAATGAAAAACCCAAAGGAATATGTGGTTCAGGTATAATTGACTTGATTGCTGAAATGCTAAAAACAGGTCTTATCGATAGAAGAGGAAAAATTAACAGAGACTTAAATACCGATAGAATTCGGTTTGATGAATATAATATTGGAGAATATGTACTGGCCTTTAAAGAAGAGTGGGGTCTTGGCGAAGACATTACAATTACAGAAATTGATATTGACAATTTTATTAAGGCTAAGGGTGCCGTTTACTCAGGAGGCTCTACATTGATTCATAGCTTAGAAATGGATTTTAATATGATTGACAAAGTATATATTGCTGGTGGAATAGGTAATAGCCTATCGATTGAAAAATCCATTGAAATAGGACTGTTTCCAGATATAGAGATTGAAAAATTTGTGTATATAGGAAATAGCTCCCTTATGGGTTGCTATCTTACCCTTATGAGTGAAGATGCTAGACGAAAAATGGAGGAATTTTCTAATCAAATGACCTATATAGAATTAAGTGCTTATCCAGGATATATGGATGAGTTTATATCGGCCTGTTTTTTACCCCATACTGATATTCAACGGTTTCCCACAGTAGAAAAAATACTGCATGACTATAAAACCAATAAAGTGACTTAA